In the genome of Bacteroides mediterraneensis, the window TTGTTTGTCATCCTATTTCACAATTCTTGCATACAAATCAAAATCGTCCGCATCATACACTTTCACCCGATGGAAAGTCCCGGTCTTCAGGCGGTGTTCACCCGCTTCAATCAAGACCTCCGGATCCACCTCCGGTGAGTCAAACTGCGTACGACCGATATAATAGTCTCCTTCTTTCCGGTCGATGATGACCTTGAATTCCTGTCCGATTTTCTGGTGCGCCAATTCAGCCGAAATTTCCTGCTGCAAGGCCATCAGCTCGTCCAGACGCTGCTGCTTCACCTCGTGCGGAATCTCATCCTTGTAATGCTTGGCCGAATAAGTGCCTTCTTCTTCCGAATAAGCAAATGCACCCATGCGTTCAAAGCGGGCCTTGCGCACGAACTCCTTCAGTTCTTCAAAGTCCTGTTCCGTTTCTCCGGGATGCCCCACCATCAACGTGGTACGCAAGTGAATGCCCGGCACCTCCTGGCGGAACTTCTCAATCAGCCGGTACGTTTCTTCCTTGGTCACATGACGGCGCATTTTCTCCAACATATTGTCGCTGATGTGCTGCAAGGCAATATCCATGTATTTGCACACATTGTCATTCTCTCGCATCACACGGAACAAATCTTCCGGGAAGTGAGCCGGATAAGCATAATGCAAACGAATCCATTCCACGCCCGGGATATGTGCCATCTGCTCAATCAGTTCCGGCAGCATCTGTTTCTTGTACAAGTCCACCCCGTAATACGTCAGTTCCTGCGCAATGACCTGAAATTCTTTCACCCCTTCCGACACCAGCAGACGTACCTCGTCCAGAATCTCTTCCATCGGACGAGACACATGCTTTCCGGTAATGATAGGGATGGCACAATATGCACATTTGCGGTCGCAGCCTTCCGAAATCTTCAGATAAGCATAATGCTTGGGAGTCGTCAGATGACGCTCGATGGAAAACTCCGAATGATACGCCTTGCCCAAATCGGCCAGCAGTTCGTTCCAGTTGAACTTTCCATAAAACTTGTCCACCTGCGGAATCTCCATCTGCAAGTCCTTCAGGTAACGTTCCGAAAGACAGCCCATGACATAGAGTTTCTTCAGCCGGCCTTCTTCCTTGGCCTGACAGAACTCCAATATCATGTTGATAGACTCTTCCTTGGCATCGCCAATAAAACCGCACGTATTGATAACGGCTATTTCTCCCTGAGGGTGGGCACTGTCGTGCGTCACTTTATATCCGTTGGCCTCCAGCTGCTTCATCAGCTTTTCAGAGTCCACCAGATTCTTTGAGCACCCTAATGTAATAATATCAATTGTATTCTTTCTCATTTCTCTGTGGTTGGGCCAAACAATGAATCCACAAACTCCCGGCGACGGAATACCTGCAGGTCCTCCATTCCTTCTCCCAGCCCGATGTATTTCACCGGAATCTTGAACTGGTCGGAAATGCCGATTACCACGCCTCCCTTGGCGGTACCGTCAAGTTTGGTAATGGCCATCGCCGTCACCTCCGTAGCCAGCGTAAACTGTTTGGCTTGTTCAAACGCATTCTGTCCGGTAGAGCCGTCGAGCACCAGCAACACCTCATGCGGCGCATCGGGAACCACCTTCTTCATCACATTCTTGATTTTGGTCAGCTCGTTCATCAAGCCGATTTTATTATGCAGACGGCCCGCCGTATCGATGATTACAACATCCGCATGGTTGGCCGTAGCCGAACTCAGCGTGTCGAAAGCCACTGAAGCTGGATCGGCACCCATTTTCTGTTTGATGACAGGTACACCCACTCGTTCGCCCCAGATATCCAGCTGCTCCACGGCGGCTGCACGGAACGTATCGGCTGCACCCAGATAGACTTTCTTTCCTGCCTTCTTGAACTGATAAGCCAGCTTTCCGATGGTCGTAGTCTTTCCTACTCCGTTCACGCCCACCACCATAATCACATAGGGTGTCTTGCCTTGGGGAACGTCAAAATCTGCCGTATCCACCGAATTGTTCTCCATCAGCAATGCGGCGATTTCTTCGCGAAGAATATTATTCAGCTCCTGCGTATTCACATACTTGTCTTTCGATACCCTGGCTTCTATGCGCTTGATAATATTCAGCGTAGTTTCCACTCCTACATCAGACGTAATGAGCACTTCCTCCAGATTGTCCAACACCTCGTCGTCTACCTTCGATTTTCCAGCCACTGCACGCGCAATCTTGCTGAATACACTTTCTTTGGTTTTAGACAATCCTTTGTCTAACGTCTCTTTTTTTTCCTTTGAGAAAAAACTAAAAAATCCCATACAACTTCACATTTATCAGTTTCTGACACAAAGATAAAACTATTCTCGTTCACACACAAAAAAAGTTCCTTCCATCTTTTGAATGAAAGGAACTTTTATTTAGCATTTTATATTTGACTCGCTAAATTATTTCTTGAAGAAGTCCTGAACTTTTTCGTTAGGAACCATCTGTTCGTCAAAAACGTAAGCACCTGTTTTCGGAGACTTAACCATTTTGATAACCTTAGTATAAGAACGGCCTTCTTTACCTGTCTGAAGGGTTGCGACTGTTTTCTTTGCCATGGTCTGTTATTATTTAATTTCTTTATGAACTGTTACTCTTTTCAAAATAGGATTGTACTTCTTCAGTTCCAATCTTTCAGTGGTATTTTTTCTGTTCTTTGTTGTAATATAACGAGAAGTTCCCGGCATACCACTATCCTTCATTTCTGTGCATTCAAGGATTACCTGTACTCTGTTTCCTTTAGCTTTCTTAGCCATAGTCTTTCTCTCCTTTTAATTAACCAATAATTTTGATAGTTTTCCAATCACAATAGCCTTTTGCCACTGCTTCATTCAGCGCTGCATCGAGGCCTTTTTTGTTAATAACTCGCAAGCCGTTAGCACAGATATTCAGGCTAATCCAGCAATCCTGTTCTACATAGTAGAATTTCTTAGTAAACAAGTTCACATCAAAAGTTCTTTTTGTTCTTCTCTTAGAGTGTGAAACGTTGTTGCCTATCAAGGCTTTCTTTCCGGTAATTTGACAAATTTTCGACATTTCTATCTAGTTTTTATAGTTTTATTCCATGGTTCTCTCAAACGGAGTGCAAAGTAAGTGATTTTATTTTACATAAACAAATCTTTCACCAAGAAATTGCACTTTCACCCCTCATTTTCTTGATTTTGACACAATTCCAGCAATAATTGCAGGGTTTTGGCCGTTGCTGCCTGGATATTTTTCTCGCGACCTTCGTCTTCACTCAACATAGCCGTGAGCACCTTTTCTTTCGAACCGGCAGCCACCCAGATGGTACCGACCGGCTTTTCCGGAGTGCCTCCCGCAGGTCCGGCAATGCCCGATGTGGCTACGGCATAATCCGTATCCAAAGCTTCAATGGCACCTTTCACCATTTCTACCACGGTTTCCTCACTTACAGCCCCATATTTTTCCAATGTTTCTGCATTCACATGCAGGTGATTCACCTTCACCTCATTTGAATAGGCGATAATTCCACCTTTATAGAAACGAGAACTACCTGGGATAGCAGTTATAATGGCAGCCACGTTACCAGCCGTACAGCTTTCAGCGGTAGCCAATGTAAAACCTTCTCTCCAGAAGATTTCACTTATCTCCTTACTTAGTGTTTTGGTTTCTACTGACATAATCTCTTTTTTCTAAATTGTTACTTAATGGTTACCCGTGAATAAGCGGGCTTGTCTATTGTGCAAAAATCCTTGTCCAAAAATTTATAGTATCCCGTAATGGCAATCATGGCCGCATTGTCGGTGGTATAGCCGAACTTCGGGATGAAGATGTTCCAGCCATACTTCTTGGCATGTTCGCGGAAAGCGTTGCGGAGTCCGTTGTTGGCCGAAACACCACCTGCCACGGCCACTTCCTTGATGCCCGTATCCTTCACCACCTTACGCAGCTTGTCCATCAGAATGTCCACAATGGTCTTCTCCAACGAAGCAGCCAGGTCGGTTTTGTGATGCTCTACAAAATCCGGATCTTCCTTTACCCATTCCTTGAGCGAATACAGGAAAGAAGTCTTCAAGCCGCTGAAGCTGTAGTTGTAGCCCGGGATATGCGGTTTGCTGAAAGTATAGGCATTCGGATTGCCCTGACGTGCCAGCTTGTCAATAATCGGTCCGCCGGGATAGCCCAATCCCATCACCTTGGAACATTTGTCAATGGCTTCTCCTGCCGCATCGTCGATGGTCTGCCCCAGCACCTCCATGTCGTTGTAGGCATTCACACGGATAATCTGTGAATTCCCGCCCGATACCAGCAGACAGATGAAAGGCAGGCTCGGCTGTACATTCTCGCCGTCCGGTTCCTTGATAAAATGCGCCATCACATGTCCCTGCAGATGGTTCACCTCCACCATCGGGATACCCAGCGCACGGGCAAACCCCTTCGCAAACGATACTCCTACCAGCAAAGAACCCATCAGTCCCGGTCCGCGGGTAAAAGCCACCGCGCTCAATTCTTCCTTTGTCACCCCGGCCCGTTTCAATGCCTCGTGCACCACCGGCACAATGTTCTGCTGATGCGCCCGCGAGGCCAGTTCAGGAACCACGCCTCCATACGCTTCATGCACTGCCTGACTGGCAATCACGCTGGAAAGCAGTACCCCGTCCTTGATTACCGCAGCCGAAGTATCGTCACAAGAAGATTCTATTCCTAATATTATCGTACTCATAAAATGTCTTTATACCTTAAATATATTAATGCGTCAATATTTCAAGACCCTGTTCCGTCATCACGAATGTATGCTCCCACTGTGCAGAAGGAAGTTCATCCTCCGTCACTACGGTCCAGCCGTCTTCTTCATCAATAAACACTTCCCAGGTTCCCATGTTGATCATCGGCTCGATGGTAAACACCATGCCCGGCACGAGCAGCATGCCCGTACCCTTCTTTCCGAAATGCTCCACATCCGGCTCCTCGTGGAACTCCAGTCCCACCCCGTGACCGCACAAGTCGCGCACCACCGAAAAACCGTTCTTCTTGGCATGTTTTTCGATGGCGTGGCCGATGTCGCCCACGAAGCTGAACGGTTTGGCCGCCTCCATTCCGATTTCCAGACACTCTTTAGCCACACGGACCAGTTTCTCTTTCTGAGGTGTGGTTTTCCCAATGATGAACATACGGGAAGCATCTGCATAATACCCGTCCAGAATCGTCGTACAGTCCACATTGATGATATCGCCTTCTTCCAGGATTTCTTCTTCGTTCGGAATACCGTGGCACACCACTTCATTGATTGACGTGCAACAGCTTTTCGGAAAACCTTCATAGCCCAGACACGCCGGGATAGCCCCGTGGTCCTTTGTGTATTCATACACCAGCTTGTCTATTTCCGCCGTACTCATTCCGGCATGGATTTCTTTTTCCACCAAGTCAAGCACCCCTGTATTGATAACCCCACTGCGACGGATGCCTTCAATCTGTTCCGGAGTCTTGATTAACTGGCGAGTCGGAACCAGATGGCCTCTGTCCTGATAATACAGCACCTTCTTGTCCAGTTCGGTCAACTCCGCTCCTTTAGGAACCTTCCAGTTTATTTTATGTCTTCTCATAATTCTCATTTTTACTTAGACGCAAAGTTATAAGAAAAAAATGGAATAGGATACGGTATGAAGAATAAAAATGCCTTCCCGCTACAGAAAGGTTTGTCATATTTCTGTAACACTGTTCTAAAAGCCCCAAAAATGTTCGCAAAATACCACACAGTACATAAATTTGACAGCCGGAAACTTGCTTCAACAACAAAATATTTATATCTTCGCCCTGACAGTAAACAAATAAAATAATTTAAATTCAAAAACTATGATGGACAAGACTCAAATTGGAACAAACGCCGGGATTGTCTGGAAACTCCTTTCCGACAACGCACATTGGGAATACGAAAAACTGAAAAAAGAATCCGGATTGTCCGATAGAGATTTGAATGCCGCAATCGGATGGCTGGCACGCGAAGACAAAATAGATTTCGACATCGACGAAAAAGAAGACCGCTTATTCCTGCATGTCAACGTCTATATTGGCTGAAAAAAAGGCCATTGAATATGACTGAACGCACATTCAATGGCCTTTTCTGCCCCTTTTCTCCACGTCACACAATCCGGTTCACCGTGATATCAGGAAAATCATGCAGCATCATCAGAAGCAGCCCTTCTTCATTCGCCCGTTTGGCCCGTATCACCATCGAGATGCGGTACATTTCCCGTCCGTCTTCATACACCTTGTTCATCTCATACGAAGCAATCTGGAAGCCGCCTGAACTGAACCGGGCCGACACGTCTTTCAGCACACCAGGATTTCCCGCCGTAAATTCAATAATCATGTTCCGCATACCCACACTCTTGAAGCAATAACTGAGTACCTCCAATCCGGCCAGCGCCAGCAGTGTGGCCAGAATACCAATCAGATACATACCCGCTCCGATGGCCAGTCCGATGCCTGCGGTGGCCCACACCCCTGCCGCCGTAGTCAGCCCGCGGATCACCTGCTTCTGCAAGAGAATGATGGTTCCGGCCCCGATAAAGCCGATGCCGCTGACCACCTGGGCCGCCAACCGGCTCGGGTCCAACCGCACCAAATCTTTCTCCAGCACATCCATGAAACCATATTGCGACACAATCATCATCAACGCACTTCCCAAGGCTACCAGGAAATGGGTCCGGTAGCCGGCTTCCTTTGCCCGGTATTCCCGCTCCAGACCGATGAGTACTCCCATCAGACCTGCCACGAACAACCTTAAAGAAAAATCCACATAAATATTCATATATACTTTCCGTTATCAACTTTCTTGCGAAAGATACAAAAATTTTGATAGTTTTCCAAAGGGAAGCATAATCTATGAATAGGTGAAAGACTGACTACGCGATTATTTACTCATTTATACACTAACTTCTTCAAACAATCATTCTTACTCGTTACACTTTAACGATTTTTTCAATGCTAAACCTTTTTCAGTAAGACGATATTTTTGGTTCTGACTATTAGGTCTTTCTGGTATAGTCAACTCTATATAATCATTCTTAATAGCCGGAAGCAAATAATCCGTTCTAAAATAATCTCTATTCTTTATTGACAGCAATTCCTGCAATTCCGAACGCCCTTTCTCTCCGACTAGTACAGAAATGAGTTTTTTAACTTGTACACTTGCATGGTCACTTGCATGGTCACTTGCATGGTCACTTGCATGGTCACTTGCATGGTCACTTATAGGAAAAGTTATACGGATAAAATTATCAGTAAACTTAAAACAATCTTCACTGTATGCCCTCAGAATACGAGGAATACCAGATCCTAACGACTCCACCAACTCCAAATCACGATAAATTCTCATCAACTCCTTATTACGAGGAATTGATATGCCATTGAAAAACTCCTCTTTGGAAAGAGACTCCGGCAAACGACCCGCCGAAGTTATCTCAAGCCTGTCAGGAAATATCTCAAATTTAGGTGGTACCTCAAATGAATAATCATTATGTACTATTGCATTGATAACGGCTTCACGCAGAGCGACCTTATTCCACAGTGGGGTTTCAATGCGCTCCATAGGCGTTATAGTAGCGGCAATTTTATTCTCAATATCTAATTTTGCTAACACACTTTTGGTCGCTTTAATAAGCGAACAATATCCGTACTCATTATTCTCTATCAAATCACAACGGTCAAGACTTGAATACTTTGCCACTTTAATCGAATTACCATTCTCATCTGCTAAAAGATAAGCTACATAATTAAACTTTCCATTTTCAGTAAGCAACTCCAATGTCCGTTTGAAATTCTCGCTGAGCCTCTTACCACGTTCATCATAATAAATACGCAGCTGTTCAAAACTCAAATCCTGCCGATTGGACACAATACGTCCAATAGAATTGCGCGTTCGCATAGCAAACAAACGATCAATCTGCTCTTGAGGCATAGGTTCTGC includes:
- a CDS encoding winged helix-turn-helix domain-containing protein; the protein is MDKTQIGTNAGIVWKLLSDNAHWEYEKLKKESGLSDRDLNAAIGWLAREDKIDFDIDEKEDRLFLHVNVYIG
- a CDS encoding DUF4295 domain-containing protein, with translation MAKKTVATLQTGKEGRSYTKVIKMVKSPKTGAYVFDEQMVPNEKVQDFFKK
- the map gene encoding type I methionyl aminopeptidase, which translates into the protein MRRHKINWKVPKGAELTELDKKVLYYQDRGHLVPTRQLIKTPEQIEGIRRSGVINTGVLDLVEKEIHAGMSTAEIDKLVYEYTKDHGAIPACLGYEGFPKSCCTSINEVVCHGIPNEEEILEEGDIINVDCTTILDGYYADASRMFIIGKTTPQKEKLVRVAKECLEIGMEAAKPFSFVGDIGHAIEKHAKKNGFSVVRDLCGHGVGLEFHEEPDVEHFGKKGTGMLLVPGMVFTIEPMINMGTWEVFIDEEDGWTVVTEDELPSAQWEHTFVMTEQGLEILTH
- the rimO gene encoding 30S ribosomal protein S12 methylthiotransferase RimO yields the protein MRKNTIDIITLGCSKNLVDSEKLMKQLEANGYKVTHDSAHPQGEIAVINTCGFIGDAKEESINMILEFCQAKEEGRLKKLYVMGCLSERYLKDLQMEIPQVDKFYGKFNWNELLADLGKAYHSEFSIERHLTTPKHYAYLKISEGCDRKCAYCAIPIITGKHVSRPMEEILDEVRLLVSEGVKEFQVIAQELTYYGVDLYKKQMLPELIEQMAHIPGVEWIRLHYAYPAHFPEDLFRVMRENDNVCKYMDIALQHISDNMLEKMRRHVTKEETYRLIEKFRQEVPGIHLRTTLMVGHPGETEQDFEELKEFVRKARFERMGAFAYSEEEGTYSAKHYKDEIPHEVKQQRLDELMALQQEISAELAHQKIGQEFKVIIDRKEGDYYIGRTQFDSPEVDPEVLIEAGEHRLKTGTFHRVKVYDADDFDLYARIVK
- the rpmB gene encoding 50S ribosomal protein L28, with the protein product MSKICQITGKKALIGNNVSHSKRRTKRTFDVNLFTKKFYYVEQDCWISLNICANGLRVINKKGLDAALNEAVAKGYCDWKTIKIIG
- a CDS encoding Fic family protein, producing MTETNRIEYKRELTPELDFEKEVVSFLNYKEGGYIYIGIDKDGSTVGVSDVDDCMLRLKDRIKHNISPSAMGLFDIAEEQKDGCSIVKVTVASGIEKPYFKTKYGMTPRGVYMRVGTSAEPMPQEQIDRLFAMRTRNSIGRIVSNRQDLSFEQLRIYYDERGKRLSENFKRTLELLTENGKFNYVAYLLADENGNSIKVAKYSSLDRCDLIENNEYGYCSLIKATKSVLAKLDIENKIAATITPMERIETPLWNKVALREAVINAIVHNDYSFEVPPKFEIFPDRLEITSAGRLPESLSKEEFFNGISIPRNKELMRIYRDLELVESLGSGIPRILRAYSEDCFKFTDNFIRITFPISDHASDHASDHASDHASDHASVQVKKLISVLVGEKGRSELQELLSIKNRDYFRTDYLLPAIKNDYIELTIPERPNSQNQKYRLTEKGLALKKSLKCNE
- the tsaD gene encoding tRNA (adenosine(37)-N6)-threonylcarbamoyltransferase complex transferase subunit TsaD, with protein sequence MSTIILGIESSCDDTSAAVIKDGVLLSSVIASQAVHEAYGGVVPELASRAHQQNIVPVVHEALKRAGVTKEELSAVAFTRGPGLMGSLLVGVSFAKGFARALGIPMVEVNHLQGHVMAHFIKEPDGENVQPSLPFICLLVSGGNSQIIRVNAYNDMEVLGQTIDDAAGEAIDKCSKVMGLGYPGGPIIDKLARQGNPNAYTFSKPHIPGYNYSFSGLKTSFLYSLKEWVKEDPDFVEHHKTDLAASLEKTIVDILMDKLRKVVKDTGIKEVAVAGGVSANNGLRNAFREHAKKYGWNIFIPKFGYTTDNAAMIAITGYYKFLDKDFCTIDKPAYSRVTIK
- the rpmG gene encoding 50S ribosomal protein L33, whose product is MAKKAKGNRVQVILECTEMKDSGMPGTSRYITTKNRKNTTERLELKKYNPILKRVTVHKEIK
- the ftsY gene encoding signal recognition particle-docking protein FtsY — translated: MGFFSFFSKEKKETLDKGLSKTKESVFSKIARAVAGKSKVDDEVLDNLEEVLITSDVGVETTLNIIKRIEARVSKDKYVNTQELNNILREEIAALLMENNSVDTADFDVPQGKTPYVIMVVGVNGVGKTTTIGKLAYQFKKAGKKVYLGAADTFRAAAVEQLDIWGERVGVPVIKQKMGADPASVAFDTLSSATANHADVVIIDTAGRLHNKIGLMNELTKIKNVMKKVVPDAPHEVLLVLDGSTGQNAFEQAKQFTLATEVTAMAITKLDGTAKGGVVIGISDQFKIPVKYIGLGEGMEDLQVFRRREFVDSLFGPTTEK
- a CDS encoding CinA family protein, which produces MSVETKTLSKEISEIFWREGFTLATAESCTAGNVAAIITAIPGSSRFYKGGIIAYSNEVKVNHLHVNAETLEKYGAVSEETVVEMVKGAIEALDTDYAVATSGIAGPAGGTPEKPVGTIWVAAGSKEKVLTAMLSEDEGREKNIQAATAKTLQLLLELCQNQENEG
- a CDS encoding MgtC/SapB family protein encodes the protein MNIYVDFSLRLFVAGLMGVLIGLEREYRAKEAGYRTHFLVALGSALMMIVSQYGFMDVLEKDLVRLDPSRLAAQVVSGIGFIGAGTIILLQKQVIRGLTTAAGVWATAGIGLAIGAGMYLIGILATLLALAGLEVLSYCFKSVGMRNMIIEFTAGNPGVLKDVSARFSSGGFQIASYEMNKVYEDGREMYRISMVIRAKRANEEGLLLMMLHDFPDITVNRIV